The Liolophura sinensis isolate JHLJ2023 chromosome 6, CUHK_Ljap_v2, whole genome shotgun sequence genomic sequence CGTTTATTGTTTCGCTAAGCGACCAATGAGTTTAACCCTTACTCTATTATGCCATTCTTATCAGTCACGTTCATGGTTTCGCTAAGTGCCCAGTGTGTTTAACCCTTACTCAACTGTGCCATTGTTATCAGACAGTCACGCCCATGGTTTCGCTAAGTGCCCAGCGTGTCTAACCCTTACTCTACTGTACCATTGTTATCAGACAGTCACGTTTATGGTTTCGTTAAGTGACCAATATGTGTAACTCCTACTCTACTGTGCCACTGTCATCAGACAATCACGTTCATGGTTTCGTTAAGTGGCCAGTGTGTCTAACCCTTACTCTACTATGCCATTGTTATCTGACAGTCACGTTCATGGTCTCGTTAAGTGCCCAATGTGTATAACTTCTTGTTCTACTATGTCATTGTTATCTGTTGTCAAGTTGATGGTTTCGCTGTGCATGTTAGCATTGTGTGTAATTACTTCCAATGCTGTGTCATCATTGGGGGTCACTGACGTTATAATTGTTTCATTATATGACCATTGTGTAAATATCTTCGGACTCAATTATACTTTGTTTCATAGTCATGTTGCTATGTTTCTCACACTTTTgcatttgcataaaacttttaGTCGTTGACATTTTTATAACATAGGCCTACTAGTCATTTGGTGACATCCTGAGTGGCAGCGCGTTTCTTGCATTTGTATATAAGCACTGTATGCTTATCACGTTACTTCCGCACCAGTTGCATTGCGTAACTGTTACGGTTCTCAGTACATCTGTACTGGTCTAACGACTTACAATAGTGGCCAGTGAAATTCCACTATACACGTGTTCAGTGGGATCGCAGGTACAAATCGCCACAACATATACATGGAATTTACTTTGGTTTGGCGATAAACACCCATGAATTATGTAAATCAATTTACAAACGATGTACTCCagatttaacagaaaataaggAACATTTTCGTTCAAAAAGTGAACGTGTTTATGAAGTTACAGAaatccattttttcttttcactgccAACTGTGACACTAATATTGAAGTCAAAAATAAATACGCCTGTTTGTGGTAAAATCAGGGTATTGTTAAATAATTTTGTCTCCCTTCtctccaaacaaacaaaccggTTTAATGCAAACCGCGAGCGTTCCGAACAACAGTATGCATGCCTGCGGTGATGTTGTCAGCGTGCCTCGGTAGGTGGACTCGTCTTACCCCTGCCGTTGCCGCCATGGACTCGTCCAGCTGTTTTGTTCGGTCCCCCTATCTTGTAATCACACCAGCTGAGCTGTGGGACAGGTTAAAGTCCAAGTCCCGAGGCCGGCATAACAGGCTTGTTATCACAAACCATCAGACTTGAGATTTAGTATTGAAAACATCTACGCTATACAGTTGCAAACTTCTGCTATAAGAGCGTTCATGGGCTAGCCACGTCACATTATATCTACTACAATCCTTTATGTGgccttttctttctgtttttttttaaaggaaagcTGTTCATGTATGTCCTACACCCTCTGAGTCGTTCGTCATACCAACTGCATAAAACAAGCTTATTTAGGAGGGTAAAATTTATTCAGACCTTGAATGATATGTGACGGTGTGTTTATTCTATATTTGTTTCGAAGTGACAGCGATGTCGATATTTGTTTCGAAGTGACAGCGATGTGgtgtatagtttttctttatAGTTGGGTCTATGCATAACGAAGACTTTGTGAAGTTAATATGATCTTGTAAATTGTAGTGTTGGTGCAATCGTACATGAAGCCTACGTTCGGTGGCACACTTGGTATTAGTCATAAGCTCGCATATGATCTGTCTTCCGGCTTTTCGGAGTGTTCAGGAATTCGACACACTTCTCGGGTGAACTTGAATGTTAACAGTGTTGCGGAActttcacacactgcatgcacACGTCCTACGTTTATTCCGCTGGCTTAACCGACTGTGGTTTTTGAACTGGCCTGGTTTGCCCTAAATTACAATGCATCAGTGTCATCTTCAAAACGCGGTCTACTTTCTAAAGGAGACTCCTATATACGAGTGGCAAAATTGGGTTCCTTTGTGAATCGGGTTTTTATTGTCCGTCACTGGAGCTCACCGAAGGCGATTCTCAAATAGTGTGGTAGTTACGCATGCATACCACAGCCCTCTATACGAACTGTTGACAATAACTATAACAAGTAGTTTATTCGAGACTTATTtgaacaacaacacaaaataatcGGGTGGCTTTAACGCCATGCATAACCTTTGCAACGTCTCTTGTCAGGCTTTTGATAAACTGCCAAACGAAGTTGGCTGGGCTCCGTCCACGTGGACAAGGGTAGGGTAGAGTGGAGTGGGGCGCGTTAGGGTGGGGTAGGTTGTGGCTTTCGGAGAAAATTCTCGTTTTCGAACTAAAAGGTATTTCTTCCAAGCACTTTCAACATAAACCTATGTAGTCTAAGTTGTTTACAACACAATGCCTGTACTACACCAGCCAGATGTTAAAAACATGACTGGATATCTACACTGTAGTCATCAATCAATTCGCCTGGTTTACGCCATGTGCCATTTACTTATACAGCACGTGCATTTCTTTTTCCTTCGAAGTGATTGTATTAAGTATACTACAGTAAGAATATGCCGATTAATAAGCCTATGTTACTGTGAGAACAAACTAGCCTGGGAAAATCAAGAGTTCACACTGCCACAAGTTCAGGATTTTTTAGATACATCCGGACACATCACCTAGCTGGGGAGAGGTGACGAGGGGCGGGGGTGTGTAACTGTATTAGACAATTAAAACACCTCAGTAATACAGCAGTTAGCAGTTTCTGTCCAACAAGGATATGGTGTCAGAAAGTGTAAACGGATGTGTCTGTCCAAGGCCAAAACACGATAAGTACAGCGGGGGATATCAGAACACCCTCAAAGCGAAATTGTTGACAAGCATTTACCAGTCGTCATGTCATCGAGATTGGTTGGCACATACTTGGATGGCACAAGTCTTGACATGGCCATTACTAATAGCATCTTGCAGTTTTTTCAGTACATGGGGACTTTCCTGTGACGTTTTCCATCACATACAGCCTGCTTGTTGACCAAGTCAATACACCAATCAGTTCCATGTTCAGATAATGGTGAAAGAATCAACATCAATCAATCCCCGTCTAAGTCATACACATTAGATCCGTTTTTCGTTTTCTCGATATGCTGGCAACGAGTGACATTCACTGATAACAGCTTCGGCTACAAACTGGCAATAGAAACAATACAAAGACCAACAAAGCGAAATAGCTTGATGATAATTAAGCGAATGTTTTAATTTGTGAACACACGAGGTATGATGTGGAATTAAATAACTAGTTGACAAGGGTGACAATTATGTCTGTTGAAACGAAAATGCGTAGGCTAAACTAGCCaattcttgaaagaaaaaaaaaatgatatagatcatatataatatatatatatatatatacactcacaATTACACTGATGCATTCTACATTCACTCGGTCTTTGGTGATCTCtcataatttaacagaaaatatataaaagaatataACGCTTCActaacatacatacagacaacaTACAGGCTACATTTAGCTTCCTTCTTGGTAACCAAACGTacagatcaataaataagtcataCATAAGTTAAATTAAATCCAGTGAATAATGCAGCGATTTTTCCCCCCTAACAGGTcgcttcagaaaaaaaaaaaaaaaacgatgaaCGAATTACGTCTtaaaaagtcagtggtttacaaaATATAATTATCTTATCTTCACATCTTTCATATTATTTAGACTAAATAAGCGaccatacataaatatatataatacttcACAAAAACGTTTCCTGGAAATGGCCTCCAAGAGCTTGCGTATAACTCGATTCCCAGTTAAGTAGCCGCTGGGAACATAAATAGATGAAATAATAACAAGGAATGGAAGTTCGTTGCTCAACTTTTTTTGCATAGGCCCGTCATTACTTGCACATATTGATTGTAGTTTTGTAACCTGCGTACATAATAAGTCAAATGTTAAACCGTTTGGTAATTGGTCCCATCTTCAAGCCACGATCTACAAAAAGGCACTTGTAAATTAGTCATGTTGACAACTCCGGTTATATTCCTGATTGTTTTATAAAAATAGACTTCACCAACAATATGGAAACAGGACTACGGTCCGAATTGTCAAGTCCGTAGGAACTGTGTACGGAGGAACTCAGTCATCAAGGGACAACTGACTGAATACCGGCAGTCGAAGTCCCTTACTCACGTCTAGTGGAGACCCACAGGTTTCGAACTCGTAACCACTGCCAGTTGATCCCAAACTGTCGCCGGAGACACTTTCGGGTGGTGACGGTGTTGAACCGAACAACTCGTAACCGTGCGGACTGTCGGCTGGTCCAACAGACAATCCCTGAGGaggcgatgttgttgttgtcgtcgcCGTGTTGTTCCTCTGGTTCACCAAGAAATTCAACTGCTGCTGGAAGAAAGCGCTGTTCAAGTGATGATTGTTTAGAATACTGTCTAGGTTGGGTTGTGTCTGGATGTTAATGGGGGCGATCAAGGAAGCCAGAGTGTGGTCTTGAAGCGATGTCAGGTTGACAGGTGCTGTGGTGGTTGTCGCTGTTGAAAGTGGTGTCGGTACGGGAATGAAGTCAGAATTGATGTCCTCTCCGAAAAATGTTGGGCTAAGCGACGGACTACCGGTCCCGCTAGACGAAGAGCTCTCGCTGGGGGAAGTGAGAGACGTCAGGCTCAAGTTGATCGTCTTGGGTCGTTGAACCGGACCTGGCTGGACTGCCTTCGAACTGAACTGTGTTGATTGCATGGACGAAATGTGTTTGGGTGGGATGGGCTGGTTCCTCTCCTCCTCGTTATGAATGAAATGACATCTAGACCCATAAGGACAGAAAGCTGTGGTATGAAATGTGCGGCAGGGTTCGGTTTTGTACTTGGGGTGTCTGGCCAGGTTTCGTAGCTCGTGCATTCCATGGGCGAACTGGCACTTGTCAGCGTATTTGCAGTAACCACTTTCCTCGAAAGGCCGGCACAACTCAGTCTTGTAACGGCTCGAGTTGATATTAGCATTCCGTCCAGAAACTCTGTCGCAG encodes the following:
- the LOC135466634 gene encoding mRNA decay activator protein ZFP36L2-A-like; this encodes MSSACGSAFYDVGEVLYQNRKNNRLKMQLSPERRMVGSLPGLPRHRNYSGSSTSALSTASSGSGKLSPPLTPTLISLNDSAFTNSREGRKLDRSLSEPCDRVSGRNANINSSRYKTELCRPFEESGYCKYADKCQFAHGMHELRNLARHPKYKTEPCRTFHTTAFCPYGSRCHFIHNEEERNQPIPPKHISSMQSTQFSSKAVQPGPVQRPKTINLSLTSLTSPSESSSSSGTGSPSLSPTFFGEDINSDFIPVPTPLSTATTTTAPVNLTSLQDHTLASLIAPINIQTQPNLDSILNNHHLNSAFFQQQLNFLVNQRNNTATTTTTSPPQGLSVGPADSPHGYELFGSTPSPPESVSGDSLGSTGSGYEFETCGSPLDVSKGLRLPVFSQLSLDD